In Luteipulveratus mongoliensis, the DNA window GGATCCGACAGCTCCGAAGGTGGCGACTTCGGCGGCGAGTCCGAGAGCTCGGACGACTCCGGCCAGTAGCAGGCCACTCTCGTACGACTACTGCGCGCCGCGACCCTTCGGGGTGGCGGCGCGCAGTGGCGTTCACGGCAGGTGCGTCACGCGCACCGGATGCACCGGTCGGTGGTGGGCCGCGCGAGCAAGCGTTCGTGGTCGATCGGTTGGTCGCAGCTCGCGCAACGCCCGTCCCAGCCAACAGCTATGCGCGCCAGGGCCGAGCCGATCTCGTCGATCCGGGCTCGGGCTTCTTCGGCGAGGGCGAGGGTCTGAGCCCGATCCCACGCAATGGTCGCGCCCTCGGGGTCGTGCTCGTCATCGGCGTTGTCGTCCTG includes these proteins:
- a CDS encoding TraR/DksA family transcriptional regulator; amino-acid sequence: MAENTGAGLEDVEAALRQRHVEAMGRLADLRRLEAQIIDASQDDNADDEHDPEGATIAWDRAQTLALAEEARARIDEIGSALARIAVGWDGRCASCDQPIDHERLLARPTTDRCIRCA